One Carassius auratus strain Wakin chromosome 4, ASM336829v1, whole genome shotgun sequence DNA segment encodes these proteins:
- the LOC113066249 gene encoding zinc finger protein 862-like, translating into MARPRQTSLKSFFQRPDAKEDTESGTPEASDVQSQTAPPPPEKKPKCRAYRSEWSDKFPWLRCEVVDGNEKMFCSLCEKAGRRNGFTRGSNNLRMSALIEHSQSNDHVAAHNLTPQQVAMKGHCDKATETSKKKLCSQLKIVFHMAKHVLPSNHFVAQTELLQALEAPDFVTTDGIYCHSDSVDDMEKALEHIVVEQIRKKLKNSDFIGIIIDETVNITVNKKLIIYLKLEIKGKVETCFLGNYDVDSGTARCIYDRVVAVLREMDIALSRVIGLGSDGASVMMGRHGGVGALFKQANPFSIQVHCVAHRAALSALDAEKAVENIRAYKNMISSVYSFYRHSATRTARLRQLTAALSDEDMVSLKQPCAVRWLSLHRAVEAMKHNWAAVVMEINEEAVGGNTQAQGLLGQIQTYSFIALTHALADLLPVMTKLNLVFQKDNVNLSSIRPIVQASVAAFTHLRDVPGPEEETFKAGYKDGTYKDVKVTNSSDRSIQI; encoded by the coding sequence ATGGCCAGGCCCAGGCAGACTAGCCTTAAAAGTTTTTTTCAGAGGCCAGACGCGAAGGAGGATACTGAATCAGGAACGCCTGAAGCCTCAGATGTCCAGAGCCAGACAGCTCCGCCACCACCAGAGAAAAAGCCGAAGTGTAGGGCGTATCGGTCGGAATGGAGTGACAAGTTCCCATGGCTAAGATGTGAGGTAGTTGATGGTAATGAAAAAATGTTCTGTTCGCTCTGCGAAAAGGCAGGACGACGCAACGGATTCACAAGAGGGTCGAATAATTTGAGAATGTCTGCTCTCATTGAACATAGTCAGAGCAATGACCATGTTGCGGCGCACAATTTAACGCCACAGCAGGTTGCGATGAAAGGCCACTGTGACAAGGCCACGGAAACTTCTAAGAAAAAACTATGCTCTCAGCTCAAAATTGTATTCCACATGGCAAAACATGTTCTCCCATCTAACCATTTTGTAGCACAGACTGAGCTACTGCAAGCTCTCGAGGCTCCAGATTTTGTCACCACTGATGGCATTTATTGCCACAGCGACTCTGTGGATGATATGGAAAAGGCATTAGAACACATCGTGGTGGAACAGATCcgtaaaaaactgaaaaacagtgACTTCATTGGAATAATAATTGATGAAACTGTAAATATCACTGTGAACAAAAAGTTAATCATATATCTAAAGCTGGAAATTAAAGGAAAGGTGGAGACATGCTTTCTTGGAAATTATGATGTGGACTCCGGGACAGCAAGATGCATTTATGATCGTGTTGTTGCGGTGCTTCGCGAAATGGATATAGCACTGTCCCGTGTCATTGGCCTGGGTTCAGATGGTGCAAGTGTAATGATGGGAAGGCATGGTGGGGTGGGTGCTTTGTTTAAGCAAGCAAATCCATTTTCTATCCAGGTGCACTGCGTTGCCCACCGGGCTGCACTTTCTGCGCTGGACGCAGAGAAAGCTGTGGAAAACATCAGAGCTTACAAAAACATGATCTCCTCGGTGTACTCCTTCTACAGACACTCTGCCACCAGAACAGCCCGGCTCCGCCAATTAACAGCTGCACTCAGTGATGAGGACATGGTCAGCCTCAAGCAGCCATGCGCAGTCCGCTGGCTATCCCTTCACAGGGCTGTGGAGGCCATGAAGCACAACTGGGCAGCTGTGGTCATGGAAATTAATGAAGAGGCAGTGGGAGGAAATACCCAAGCACAAGGGCTGCTTGGTCAAATCCAGACATACAGCTTCATAGCCCTGACTCACGCACTGGCCGATCTACTACCAGtgatgacaaaactgaatttagtttttcagaaaGACAACGTCAATCTTTCCAGCATCCGACCAATAGTGCAAGCATCTGTCGCGGCATTTACACACTTACGAGATGTCCCCGGTCCAGAAGAGGAAACATTCAAGGCAGGATATA
- the LOC113066725 gene encoding gastrula zinc finger protein XlCGF8.2DB-like, whose amino-acid sequence MLECLLLCDIKLVLTLYLSVFTSDLMSLNEESQELNETDYKDQNEKLHDFKTEEKSISCSQTKKTSSQIQKTETTNLNPNRRIHTGERTYTCQQCGKSFSRNGDLKTHMKIHIEKKLLICPQCGNCFTKKKYLTVHMRTHTREKPFTCPQCGKGFTQKKYLAVHVKIHTREKPFTCPQCGNSFTQKKYLAVHMRIHNREKFFTCPQCGKSFTFKGRLKTHMRVHTGEKPFTCPQCGKSFTQKKCLAVHLKIHIGEKPFICLQCGKSFTFKEKLNIHMRVHTGEKPFTCDLCGKSFSLNNGLKGHMKIHTGEKPFVCDQCGKSFTQKNCLKGHIRSHTGEKPFTCKQCGKSFSLNNGLKVHMRTQHWR is encoded by the coding sequence atGTTAGAATGTCTGTTACTTTGTGACATTAAACTGGTTTTAACTTTGTATTTGTCTGTTTTTACCTCAGACCTGATGTCGCTGAATGAGGAGAGTCAAGAACTGAATGAAACAGACTACAAAGATCAGAATGAGAAACTGCATGATTTCAAAACTGAAGAGAAATCTATTAGTTGCTCACAGACTAAAAAGACTTCCTCACAAATTCAAAAAACAGAAACTACAAACCTTAATCCCAACaggagaattcacactggagagagaacttacacctgccaacagtgtgggaagagtttctcaCGCAATGGAGATCTTAAGACTCACATGAAAATTCACATTGAAAAGAAACTATTGatatgccctcagtgtggaaactgttttacaaagaaaaaatacCTCACTGTCCACATGAGAACTCACACCAGAGAGAAGCCATTCacctgccctcagtgtggaaagggttttacacagaaaaaatacCTTGCTGTCCACGTGAAAATTCACACAAGAGAGAAGCCATTCacttgccctcagtgtggaaacagttttacacagaaaaaatacCTCGctgtccacatgagaattcacaacAGAGAGAAGTTCTTCacctgccctcagtgtggaaagagtttcacgtTTAAAGGAAGACTAAAGactcacatgagagttcacactggagagaagccattcacttgtcctcagtgtggaaaaagttttacacagaaaaaatgCCTCGCTGTCCACTTGAAAATTCACATCGGAGAGAAGCCATTCATCTGCcttcagtgtgggaagagtttcacattCAAAGAAAAACTTAAtattcacatgagagttcacactggagagaagcctttcacctgcgatctgtgtggaaagagtttttcattaAATAACGGTCTTAAGGGtcacatgaaaattcacactggagagaagccatttgtatgtgatcagtgtggaaagagttttacacagaaaaactGCCTTAAGGGTCACATTAGgagtcacactggagagaaacctttcacctgcaaacagtgcgggaagagtttctcaTTAAATAACGGTCTTAAGGTTCACATGAGAACTCAACACTGGAGATAA
- the LOC113066687 gene encoding gastrula zinc finger protein XlCGF8.2DB-like — MAFIKEESEDLKIEEAFRVKHEDTETPTDLMSLNEESQELNETDYKDQNEKLHDFKTEEKSISCSQTKKTSSQIQKTETTNLNPNRRIHTGERTYTCQQCGKSFSRNGDLKTHMKIHIEKKLLICPQCGNCFTKKKYLTVHMRTHTREKPFTCPQCGKGFTQKKYLAVHVKIHTREKPFTCPQCGNSFTQKKYLAVHMRIHNREKFFTCPQCGKSFTFKGRLKTHMRVHTGEKPFTCPQCGKSFTQKKCLAVHLKIHIGEKPFICLQCGKSFTFKEKLNIHMRVHTGEKPFTCDLCGKSFSLNNGLKGHMKIHTGEKPFVCDQCGKSFTQKNCLKGHIRSHTGEKPFTCKQCGKSFSLNNGLKVHMRTQHWR, encoded by the exons ATGGCATTTATTAAAGAAGAAAGTGAAGACTTGAAGATTGAAGAAGCgttcagagtcaaacatgaagataccGAGACACCAACAG ACCTGATGTCGCTGAATGAGGAGAGTCAAGAACTGAATGAAACAGACTACAAAGATCAGAATGAGAAACTGCATGATTTCAAAACTGAAGAGAAATCTATTAGTTGCTCACAGACTAAAAAGACTTCCTCACAAATTCAAAAAACAGAAACTACAAACCTTAATCCCAACaggagaattcacactggagagagaacttacacctgccaacagtgtgggaagagtttctcaCGCAATGGAGATCTTAAGACTCACATGAAAATTCACATTGAAAAGAAACTATTGatatgccctcagtgtggaaactgttttacaaagaaaaaatacCTCACTGTCCACATGAGAACTCACACCAGAGAGAAGCCATTCacctgccctcagtgtggaaagggttttacacagaaaaaatacCTTGCTGTCCACGTGAAAATTCACACAAGAGAGAAGCCATTCacttgccctcagtgtggaaacagttttacacagaaaaaatacCTCGctgtccacatgagaattcacaacAGAGAGAAGTTCTTCacctgccctcagtgtggaaagagtttcacgtTTAAAGGAAGACTAAAGactcacatgagagttcacactggagagaagccattcacttgtcctcagtgtggaaaaagttttacacagaaaaaatgCCTCGCTGTCCACTTGAAAATTCACATCGGAGAGAAGCCATTCATCTGCcttcagtgtgggaagagtttcacattCAAAGAAAAACTTAAtattcacatgagagttcacactggagagaagcctttcacctgcgatctgtgtggaaagagtttttcattaAATAACGGTCTTAAGGGtcacatgaaaattcacactggagagaagccatttgtatgtgatcagtgtggaaagagttttacacagaaaaactGCCTTAAGGGTCACATTAGgagtcacactggagagaaacctttcacctgcaaacagtgcgggaagagtttctcaTTAAATAACGGTCTTAAGGTTCACATGAGAACTCAACACTGGAGATAA